The Eptesicus fuscus isolate TK198812 chromosome 20, DD_ASM_mEF_20220401, whole genome shotgun sequence genome contains the following window.
CTAGCACATCGTAGCTCCCAATAAATACGTGCTGGGTGACGGAATGGgcgcaaaaaagagaaaaagttaacTCCGTTCTTTCTCTTCTGAGGTGAAGGGCCTGGAACTCAGCGCTGGACAGagctccttccctcctgccccggcGGCTCCACCTGCTTGTGATTCTTAAGGGTCCCGGGAGAGCTCGGACCCTCTTCCCAGAggcacctctgcccctccccccaccccacctggtcCCTCTTGGGCAGCAGGTGTGAACCTGGCCCTCATTAGCTCTTAGCCTGACCAGTGCCACCCTCCAGCCCGGCCCTCTCCAGGCGACCCTGCTCCCCGCAAAGGCTCCGGTAGCTCCCGATGGCGATGACCATGCAGTGACCTCATGAAGAACCACGTCCAAGCTCTGAGGCCCGGCGTTCGTTCGTTTGGAACTCAGcttccctctctgccctgcccttctcccccgggcccctcccacccccagtgggggcaGGATCAGAGCTGTCGGCAGGGGACAGCTCACCTGGCCGAAGTGTGCTCGGGCCTGCTCGAACCCTCCGACCTGCAGCCGCTTCTTGAAGAGGTCCAGGGGATACGTGAGGGTCTTGCTGATGACTCCAGCGCCACTGCCACAGAGCAGGTTTTTGAGGTTCCCTGAACCAGAAAAGTGGGAATGAggggggaaatgagaaaaatgcaaTTGAGGGTAGACAACGAATTCAAGATCATGAACTCTGTCCCCATGAAACAAAAACCCACAAGCCATCCTTGCTCTCCGAGGAATTTAATCCAGGAAACAGAGAACCAGACACGGCCACTTCTGGCAAGAACGACAAGGGACCACAGATGGGGCAGGCGGTGGCAGCGTGGGTGCGAGTCACTAGTGCTCTGCCTTCCCCGCTGGAGGCCACGAGGGCCTCGGGCTCTGCCTGTCACTCGCTCAGGCTCGAGGGGAACAGTATGTCCCTCCTCCTGCACATCCTTCCAAAGCAACACCAAGCAGCACACAGCCCGTCGCAGGCAGCCTGCCGGTGGCCTCAGGCGGGAGCGAAAGCCGTGAGCGGCGGCTGGAAAGGTCGCCGGTGCCACTGAGGGTGTGGCCGGAGCTGGAAGCAGAGGCCTCTGGGAGCGGCTGCACGGCCGAGCCGGGTTCAGAGCCCTGTGCTGTCCCCGCTTCTGCCCGGAAACCTCTCTCCCCCACGTGACGCAGAAGGAGACGTGCTGTCTGGGGAGTGGGGTGAAGGGAGCCCTAGCCCCCCTCTCGTGGGACTGCCTCACCGTTTTTCTTTCCTTCGGCTGGCGCGGCCCACTCGTACACGCGCTTCAGGGAGTTGTAGAAGGAGAACTGGAAGCCGGCGTAGGGGAAGATGGCGATCAGGGTGGGGTTCAAGCCTTTGTAGAAGACCAAGGGGCCTTCGGTCCTGTACATGGTGGCCACGGCGGCCCGCAGGGTTTTGTACACCTGGATGCACACACGCAACTCGAGTGAGCGCGGCGCCGGTTTCGGCTCGAGAACACGGCCCACCACGTGCATGTCCCCGCTCCTACACACCCAGGAGCTTCACTTCTCCTGCCAAGAGGACACAGGACGTGCTGGACAGAATTCCAAGTGGGCTTCCCAGCGGCCCCTCCACGCTATTGACATGACTGATCCACCCCCGGGAGGGCACAGAGCGCGTGTCCTTTGGAACAGAGGACGTGACATCCACCCTCGGGTGACCGGGTACATAAGTTATGACACAGCCATTAGGAAGGACACGGGAACATGGTGTAACTGCTAAGACAGGAGGAGGCCATCTGGATGACTGACAGGGACTAATCCCCAAAGATCACAGCCAAGCCCAGGGGAGCAGGCAGCCTCTGTGGAGGAAACGAACAGGGGCAGGGATCCCGGGCCCCAGGGTGCCCAGGTCACAGTACATGTCCCTTTCGCCCTggcctcacacacatgcacacacacacacacacacacacacacacgctactACTGTATGTCCAGGAAACAGAGTATGGTGGAGGGGTGTACTTCAGGGTGTAATCCCTTGCTTTCACTCAGTGAGTTCTTCCTGAAGTCTGACCTTAATTACCCCATTTCCACCAACCCATCCTTGTGGGAGCCAACAGCAGTCCCACAGTAACATCGCGATCAGCGATCTGACCTGGAGTCTCACACTCCCCggcgccctccctgcccagccccctgtgAGGTGTGTCCCGATTCCCACCTGGAGGCGCTGGCTCCCCCGTGAGGCCTGAGCACCTGCCAGGTCTCACAGAGGGACTGCCGGGGAGACTGAAAACCCCGCAATCCCAGCTCTGTTCCCTCTCAGGAAAAGAGCCCCAACCCCTGGGCCTTCGGTTACTGGGGCGCCCCTTCTCTGGCCGGGCCACTTACCTTGGGCTCGCCCTGAGCTGCAAAGCGGGTGCGCAGGACGTCCACGGGGTGCACGGCGAGGGTGGCCATGCAGGCAGACAGGCCGCCACACACGAAGTGCACGGAGAAGTCGCGGGCATCGTGCACGCCGGCTCTGTGCACCAGCTCGGTCAGCATTTCAAACGACAGGAACTGCAAGAGCACATGAGAAGGTCGTTGACAAGCACCCAAACTGACCACCTATGACCCGTGACCCATGACCCAGGTGGGGCCCAGTCCTAGGGACAAGGAGGGAGTCCTCCTGAGCAGTGACAATACATAGACATGATTTTGTGCAGCTCAGATGCCATGTTAGACTCTACTGGAGTTGAGCCAAGTACTCAAAAAGGTTAAGAACATAGGAGAGAAAACTTTTATATCAGAAAAAtcctagcccagctggcgtggctcaggggttgagcgttgacctatgaaccaggagatcacagtcgattctaggtcagggcacgtgccctggttgagggctcgatccccagtagggggtgtacaggaggcagccgatcaatgattctctcatcatcattgatgtttccatctctctccctctcccttcctctctgaaatcaataataaagatgtttaaaaagaaaattctgctcATTAACTAAGTTTCCTGAAACCTGAGAAAAGGTGGCCAGTATGAGAGCCTCGGCAGGGGACCCCTCAGTGCGGCCGGCGGCAGTGACACTGAGAAGCATTCCGCCCGGAGCAAGGCTTCTGATGGGAGAATTCCACATGCTCCATATGCCACATGCTCCCTGCTTCCCCTCAGGTCGCCCTCCAGCCGTTGGAGACGGCTCGGGATCCTAGAGCCCAGGGGCTGTACTGACTCCCACGCTGCAGCACCTGTGCCAGGCGCGCCGATGGGACAGCCGCGAGATGCGCAGATGTGATGTCAGGAGGGCAGGCAGCGACTACTCTAGTGCTAGCTCTCCAGGTGGGAATCCTGGCTCTTCCACTTcctaaaaccattttttaaatatattttgtattgatttttacagagaggaagagagagggacagagagttagaaacaccaatgagaaagcaacatccatcagctgtcttctgcacgtcccctactggggattgagcctgcaaccaaggtacatgcccttgaccggaattgaacccgggacccttcagtccatgggccgacgctctatccactgagccaaaccagttaggccacTTTCTAGCTACTGACTTTGGGTTAATTATTTAAGCACTCTCTGCCTCAGtcttcttgtctgtaaaatagggatgacAACAGAACCTATCTCAGGAGGTAACAGTGAAATGGTTAAAacagggcctggcccacagtGAGCCCTGGGCGGGGGCTCTACCCCCCGTGTCACGTCCTCGTAGATAAACCGGCCCTCAGCTGAGGGATGAACAAGCCCCACCGCTTACAGCTCGCTTAACCTCTCCGATCCACGCGTCGCTTGCTCTTACCCTCCTCACAATGCTGCTGGGGAGTTCAAAGGAAGCACAGATGTGGAAAtgcaattttgaaaaatgaaaagcacTGTGTCACCATTTGTCAAGTCCCATTGGGAGTGTGATGTCCAGGTCGCCTCCCAGGCGCTACCCCTAATGTTCGGTGGGTGCTCAgtctctggggtggggccgggggggagggaaggCTACGGTACAGCTCAGTCTGACTCAGTCAATCTGTCAGGTAGGTTCCCGGGGAGCCACGTGAGAAGTGTGATGACCGCCTCCTGCTGCCCGACCCCACGTCCTTGTGCTGCTCCGTTGAGCAACCCGACCCCAGGGGCCTGGCGGCTCCCCGCACCTACTTGGACAGCTCCGTAGCCGATGGAGAGGAGCTGGGCGGGAATGTGTCCCTTCCAGAAGGCGGTCGGGCCCTCCTCCCGCAGGATCTGTCTCCCGGCCT
Protein-coding sequences here:
- the SLC25A19 gene encoding mitochondrial thiamine pyrophosphate carrier, giving the protein MVGYDPKADDRSISKLEVAAAGSVSGLVTRALISPLDVIKIRFQLQIERLSRSDPNAKYHGILQAGRQILREEGPTAFWKGHIPAQLLSIGYGAVQFLSFEMLTELVHRAGVHDARDFSVHFVCGGLSACMATLAVHPVDVLRTRFAAQGEPKVYKTLRAAVATMYRTEGPLVFYKGLNPTLIAIFPYAGFQFSFYNSLKRVYEWAAPAEGKKNGNLKNLLCGSGAGVISKTLTYPLDLFKKRLQVGGFEQARAHFGQVRSYQGLLDCARQVLREEGVPGFFKGLSPSLLKAALATGLMFFWYELFCSLFQRVKKADS